From one Pseudomonas fluorescens genomic stretch:
- the pap gene encoding polyphosphate:AMP phosphotransferase, with protein sequence MFESAEIGHAIDKDTYEAEVPALREALLEAQFELKQQARFPVIVLINGIEGAGKGETVKLLNEWMDPRLIEVRTFDQQTDEELARPPAWRYWRALPAKGRMGVFFGNWYSQMLQGRVHGQFKDAVLDQAIRGAERLEEMLCDEGALIFKFWFHLSKKQMKARLKALKDDPLHSWRISPLDWQQSETYDRFVRFGERVLRQTSRDYAPWHVIEGVDPHYRSLAVGKILLEGLQAALKANHAPIHQANIAPLSESIDQRSLLGSLDLSLRLDKDDYQEQLITEQARLAGLLRDKRMRRHALIAVFEGNDAAGKGGAIRRVAAALDPRQYRIVPIAAPTEEERAQPYLWRFWRHIPARGKFTVFDRSWYGRVLVERVEGFCSQADWMRAYGEINDFEEQLSNAGVVLVKFWLSIDEQTQLERFQEREQIPFKRFKITEEDWRNREKWGQYAEAVGDMVDRTSSEIAPWTLVEANDKRWARVKVLRTINEALEAAFKKHKK encoded by the coding sequence ATGTTCGAATCCGCTGAAATTGGTCACGCCATCGACAAAGACACCTATGAAGCCGAGGTCCCGGCGCTGCGTGAAGCGCTGCTCGAGGCGCAGTTCGAACTCAAGCAACAGGCGCGTTTTCCGGTGATCGTGCTGATCAACGGTATCGAAGGTGCCGGCAAGGGCGAGACGGTCAAGCTGCTCAACGAATGGATGGATCCGCGCCTGATCGAGGTGCGCACCTTCGACCAGCAGACCGACGAAGAGCTCGCCCGGCCACCTGCCTGGCGCTACTGGCGGGCGCTGCCGGCCAAGGGGCGGATGGGCGTGTTTTTCGGCAACTGGTACAGCCAGATGCTCCAGGGCCGTGTGCATGGCCAGTTCAAGGATGCCGTGCTCGACCAGGCCATTCGCGGTGCCGAGCGCCTCGAAGAGATGCTCTGCGATGAAGGCGCGCTGATCTTCAAGTTCTGGTTCCACCTGTCCAAGAAGCAGATGAAAGCCCGGCTCAAGGCGCTCAAGGACGACCCGCTGCACAGCTGGCGGATCAGCCCGCTGGACTGGCAGCAGTCCGAGACCTACGACCGCTTCGTACGCTTTGGTGAGCGGGTACTGCGCCAGACCAGCCGCGACTATGCGCCCTGGCATGTGATCGAAGGCGTCGATCCGCATTACCGCAGCCTGGCCGTGGGCAAGATTCTGCTCGAGGGGCTGCAGGCCGCGCTCAAGGCCAATCATGCGCCGATCCACCAGGCCAATATCGCCCCGCTGAGCGAAAGCATCGACCAGCGCAGTTTGCTTGGCAGCCTCGACCTGAGCCTGCGCCTGGACAAGGACGACTATCAGGAACAGCTGATTACCGAACAGGCGCGCCTGGCCGGCTTGCTGCGTGACAAGCGCATGCGCCGGCATGCCTTGATCGCCGTGTTCGAGGGCAATGACGCGGCGGGCAAGGGCGGCGCCATTCGCCGGGTGGCGGCGGCGCTCGACCCGCGCCAGTACCGCATCGTGCCGATTGCCGCGCCCACTGAAGAAGAGCGTGCGCAGCCGTACCTGTGGCGCTTCTGGCGGCACATTCCGGCGCGTGGCAAGTTCACCGTGTTCGACCGTTCCTGGTATGGCCGGGTGCTGGTCGAGCGGGTCGAAGGTTTTTGCAGCCAGGCCGACTGGATGCGCGCCTATGGCGAGATCAACGACTTTGAAGAGCAGTTGAGCAATGCCGGGGTCGTGCTGGTGAAGTTCTGGTTGTCGATCGACGAACAGACCCAGCTCGAACGCTTCCAGGAGCGCGAGCAGATCCCGTTCAAGCGGTTCAAGATCACCGAGGAAGACTGGCGCAACCGGGAAAAATGGGGGCAGTACGCCGAGGCGGTGGGCGACATGGTCGACCGTACCAGCAGCGAGATCGCACCCTGGACCCTGGTCGAAGCCAATGACAAGCGCTGGGCGCGGGTCAAGGTCTTGCGCACGATCAACGAGGCGCTGGAGGCGGCGTTCAAGAAGCACAAGAAGTAG
- a CDS encoding BolA family protein translates to MTMQQKIEQSLQTLEPAHLQVLDESHMHSRGQQTHYKAVLVSEQFEGLNSVKRHQKVYATLGDLMSEFHALALHTYTPQEWQKIGVAPASPTCAGGSKH, encoded by the coding sequence ATGACCATGCAGCAAAAGATCGAGCAGAGCCTGCAAACGCTCGAACCTGCGCACCTGCAGGTGCTCGATGAAAGCCACATGCACAGCCGTGGGCAGCAGACCCACTACAAGGCGGTGCTGGTGAGCGAGCAGTTCGAAGGGCTGAACAGCGTCAAGCGCCACCAGAAGGTCTACGCCACCCTGGGTGACCTGATGAGCGAGTTTCATGCCCTGGCGCTGCACACCTACACGCCGCAGGAATGGCAGAAAATCGGGGTCGCCCCGGCGTCGCCGACCTGTGCCGGTGGCAGCAAGCACTGA
- a CDS encoding rhodanese-related sulfurtransferase produces the protein MSQAIVVAALYKFVTLKDYLELREPLLESMMANGVKGTLLLAEEGINGTVSGTREGIDGLLAWLRSDARLVDIDHKESYCDEQPFYRTKVKLKKEIVTLGVPGVDPNYKVGTYVEPQDWNALISDPEVLLIDTRNDYEVAIGTFEGAIDPKTTTFREFPEYIKANFDPAKHKKVAMFCTGGIRCEKASSYMLGEGFEEVYHLKGGILKYLEEVPQDESRWQGDCFVFDNRVTVRHDLTEGDYDQCHACRTPISVEERASEHYSPGISCPHCWDSLSEKTRRSAIDRQKQIELAKARNQPHPIGHNYRKAAEA, from the coding sequence ATGTCCCAAGCTATCGTCGTCGCGGCGCTGTACAAATTCGTCACCCTGAAAGATTACCTCGAGCTGCGCGAGCCGCTGCTCGAAAGCATGATGGCCAACGGCGTCAAGGGCACCTTGTTGCTGGCCGAGGAAGGTATCAACGGCACCGTCTCCGGTACCCGTGAAGGCATCGACGGCCTGCTGGCCTGGTTGCGCAGCGATGCGCGCCTGGTGGATATCGACCACAAGGAATCCTACTGCGACGAACAGCCGTTCTACCGCACCAAGGTCAAGCTCAAGAAAGAGATCGTCACCCTCGGCGTGCCGGGCGTGGACCCGAACTACAAGGTCGGCACCTACGTCGAGCCCCAGGACTGGAACGCGCTGATCAGCGACCCTGAAGTGCTGCTGATCGACACCCGCAACGACTACGAAGTGGCGATCGGTACCTTCGAAGGCGCGATCGATCCCAAGACCACCACCTTCCGCGAGTTCCCCGAGTACATCAAGGCCAACTTCGATCCGGCCAAGCACAAGAAAGTGGCGATGTTCTGCACCGGTGGCATTCGCTGCGAGAAAGCCTCCAGCTATATGCTCGGCGAGGGGTTCGAAGAGGTCTATCATCTTAAGGGCGGGATCCTCAAATACCTCGAAGAGGTGCCACAGGATGAAAGCCGCTGGCAGGGCGACTGCTTCGTGTTCGACAACCGGGTCACCGTGCGTCACGACCTGACCGAAGGCGATTACGACCAGTGCCATGCCTGCCGCACCCCGATCAGCGTGGAAGAGCGTGCGTCCGAGCACTATTCGCCAGGCATCAGCTGCCCGCATTGCTGGGACAGCCTGAGCGAAAAGACCCGACGCAGTGCCATTGATCGGCAGAAGCAGATCGAGCTGGCCAAGGCGCGCAATCAGCCTCACCCGATCGGTCACAACTACCGCAAAGCTGCCGAGGCCTGA
- a CDS encoding DMT family transporter has translation MHISSGRWVYGLSLSLLTALLWGILPIKLKQVLQVMDPITVTWFRLLVSGGLLLAWLAASKRLPSFNTLGRKGWGLVLLATCGLVGNYVLYLIGLKLLSPGTAQLVVQMGPVLLLVASVFLFKERFSLGQGMGLVILLVGFGLFFNQRLDELLTSLSVYTTGVLTILLATSIWVFYALSQKQLLTVWNSMQVMMVIYLFCAALLTPWVHPLEALQLSPLQGWLLLACCLNTLVAYGAFAEALAHWEASKVSATLAVTPLITFVAVALAAWFWPDFVHAEQINTLGYIGALVVVLGSALTALGPSIMAGWRARRVRLAQ, from the coding sequence ATGCATATTTCTTCCGGACGCTGGGTTTACGGTCTGTCCTTGTCGCTGCTGACCGCCTTGCTCTGGGGCATCCTGCCGATCAAACTCAAACAAGTGCTGCAGGTGATGGACCCGATCACCGTCACCTGGTTTCGCCTGCTGGTTTCCGGCGGCTTGCTGCTGGCCTGGCTGGCGGCAAGCAAGCGTCTGCCCTCGTTCAACACCCTCGGGCGCAAGGGCTGGGGCCTGGTGCTGCTGGCCACCTGCGGCCTGGTGGGCAACTACGTCCTCTACCTGATCGGGCTCAAGCTGCTCAGCCCCGGCACCGCGCAACTGGTGGTGCAGATGGGCCCGGTGCTGTTGCTGGTGGCCAGCGTGTTCCTGTTCAAGGAGCGCTTCAGCCTGGGTCAGGGCATGGGCCTGGTGATCCTGCTGGTGGGCTTTGGCCTGTTCTTCAATCAGCGCCTGGATGAGTTGCTCACCTCCCTGAGCGTCTACACCACCGGTGTACTGACCATTCTGCTGGCGACCTCGATCTGGGTGTTCTACGCCCTGAGCCAGAAGCAACTGCTGACCGTATGGAATTCGATGCAGGTGATGATGGTGATCTACCTGTTTTGCGCGGCGCTGCTGACGCCCTGGGTGCATCCGCTCGAAGCCCTGCAGCTGAGCCCCTTGCAAGGCTGGCTGCTGCTCGCCTGCTGCCTGAACACCCTGGTGGCCTACGGCGCCTTTGCCGAAGCCCTGGCGCACTGGGAGGCCTCCAAGGTCAGTGCGACCCTGGCGGTTACGCCGTTGATTACCTTTGTGGCGGTGGCTCTGGCGGCCTGGTTCTGGCCCGACTTCGTCCATGCCGAGCAGATCAATACCCTGGGCTATATAGGCGCACTGGTGGTGGTGCTGGGTTCGGCGCTGACCGCCCTGGGCCCGTCGATCATGGCCGGCTGGCGGGCCAGGCGCGTACGCCTGGCCCAGTGA
- the mnmC gene encoding bifunctional tRNA (5-methylaminomethyl-2-thiouridine)(34)-methyltransferase MnmD/FAD-dependent 5-carboxymethylaminomethyl-2-thiouridine(34) oxidoreductase MnmC: MTEVTQYAQIDWDDQGRPHSRQYDDIYFSKEQSLEETRHVFIDQNDLRQRFSALQPGQCLVIGETGFGTGLNFFCAWQLFAECAPADARLHFISVEKYPLTRADLSRALALWPQLAPFSSQLLSQYVAVHEGFQPFEFEQGRVRLTLMIGDVLEQLPQLDAKIDAWFLDGFAPAKNPEMWTPELFAEIGRLSSPSATLGTFTSTGWVRRGLIAVGFTMKRIPGIGKKWEVLRGTFNGWPAEQPLPAASAPWFARPPALPGPRQALVIGAGLAGCASAASLAARGWQVKVLERHATPAAEASGNPQGVLYLKLSAHGTALSRLILSGFGYTRRLLERLQRGQDWDGCGVLQLAFDAKEEQRQQQLADAFNPQLLQRLNREQAEQLAGVALGSGGLFYPEAGWVHPPALCQAQLQHPNITLLTHHQVLQLRKVDGLWQAWESDKLLASAPLVVLATAAEIHSFEPCAGLALKRIRGQITRLPVTAQSQALATVVCADGYVAPPRNAEHTLGASFDFHNTDLTPTTGEHVGNLGLLEEISSDLAERLGAHRLDPHTLQGRAAFRCTSPDYLPIVGPLADQAQFNQDYAVLARDARQIPDTPCPWLEGLFINSGHGSRGLISAPLSGEMVAAWADNAPLPVPRAVAEACHPNRFMLRELIRSKKAASSGKPQAKS, translated from the coding sequence ATGACCGAAGTAACCCAATACGCCCAGATCGACTGGGATGACCAGGGCCGACCGCACTCGCGCCAATACGACGACATCTATTTCTCCAAGGAGCAGAGCCTGGAGGAAACCCGTCATGTGTTCATTGACCAGAACGACCTGCGCCAGCGTTTCAGCGCGCTGCAGCCGGGCCAGTGCCTGGTGATCGGCGAAACCGGCTTCGGCACCGGCTTGAACTTCTTCTGCGCCTGGCAGCTGTTTGCCGAGTGCGCCCCGGCTGATGCGCGGCTGCATTTTATCAGCGTCGAAAAATATCCCCTGACCCGCGCCGACCTGAGTCGCGCCCTGGCCCTGTGGCCACAGCTGGCGCCGTTCAGCAGCCAGTTGCTGAGCCAATACGTGGCGGTGCACGAAGGTTTCCAGCCGTTTGAGTTCGAACAGGGCCGGGTACGCTTGACCCTGATGATCGGTGACGTGCTGGAGCAACTGCCGCAGCTCGATGCGAAGATCGATGCCTGGTTCCTTGACGGCTTTGCCCCGGCCAAGAACCCGGAAATGTGGACCCCGGAACTGTTCGCCGAAATCGGCCGGCTGTCATCGCCCTCCGCCACCCTCGGCACCTTCACCAGTACCGGCTGGGTGCGCCGTGGCCTGATCGCCGTGGGCTTTACCATGAAGCGCATTCCCGGCATCGGCAAGAAATGGGAAGTCCTGCGCGGCACCTTCAACGGCTGGCCGGCCGAACAACCGTTGCCAGCCGCCAGCGCGCCGTGGTTTGCCCGGCCACCCGCCCTGCCCGGCCCACGCCAGGCGCTGGTGATCGGCGCCGGCCTGGCCGGTTGCGCCAGCGCCGCCAGCCTGGCCGCCCGCGGCTGGCAGGTAAAGGTGCTGGAGCGCCATGCCACACCGGCAGCAGAGGCCTCGGGCAACCCGCAAGGGGTGCTGTACCTGAAGTTGTCCGCTCACGGCACGGCCTTGTCGCGCTTGATCCTCAGCGGTTTCGGCTACACCCGGCGCCTGCTCGAACGCCTGCAGCGCGGGCAGGACTGGGATGGCTGCGGGGTGCTGCAATTGGCTTTCGACGCCAAGGAAGAGCAACGCCAGCAGCAATTGGCCGATGCGTTCAACCCGCAACTGCTGCAACGCCTGAATCGTGAGCAGGCCGAGCAACTGGCGGGGGTTGCCCTGGGCAGTGGCGGGCTGTTCTACCCCGAAGCCGGCTGGGTACATCCGCCAGCACTGTGCCAGGCGCAACTGCAGCACCCGAACATCACCCTGCTGACTCATCATCAGGTGCTGCAACTGCGCAAGGTCGACGGCCTCTGGCAGGCCTGGGAGAGCGACAAACTGCTGGCCAGCGCGCCGCTGGTGGTGCTGGCCACCGCCGCCGAGATCCACAGCTTCGAGCCTTGTGCCGGGCTGGCGCTCAAGCGCATCCGCGGGCAGATCACCCGCCTGCCGGTGACGGCGCAAAGCCAGGCACTGGCAACGGTGGTTTGCGCCGACGGCTATGTCGCGCCGCCACGCAACGCAGAACACACCCTCGGCGCCAGTTTCGACTTCCACAACACCGATCTGACGCCCACCACCGGCGAGCACGTCGGCAACCTTGGCTTGCTCGAAGAGATCTCCAGCGACCTGGCCGAGCGCCTCGGCGCCCACCGCCTCGACCCGCATACGCTGCAGGGCCGCGCGGCGTTTCGCTGCACCAGCCCCGACTACCTGCCGATTGTCGGCCCACTGGCCGACCAGGCGCAGTTCAACCAGGACTATGCGGTACTGGCCCGGGATGCCCGGCAAATCCCCGACACCCCCTGCCCCTGGCTCGAAGGCCTGTTCATCAACAGCGGCCATGGCTCGCGCGGTCTCATCAGCGCACCGCTTTCAGGCGAAATGGTTGCCGCCTGGGCCGACAACGCGCCACTGCCAGTGCCCCGCGCCGTGGCCGAAGCCTGCCACCCGAATCGCTTCATGTTGCGTGAACTGATCAGGAGTAAAAAAGCAGCGTCAAGCGGCAAGCCACAAGCTAAAAGCTGA
- a CDS encoding DsbA family protein produces MSARLLYVMDPMCSWCWGFAPVAEALIAQAQAAGVPTQVVLGGLRSGSRALDASTRGYILDHWQAVHDATGQDFQFEGALPDGFVYDTEPACRALVTARSLDPQYVGTMLKLIQQAFYQRGEDVTRAPLLVELAEQAGYDRGAFADAFTSAEQRAATAADFTWVQDLGIAGFPTLLAERNGQLALLTNGYQALESLEPLLGRWLKQAACA; encoded by the coding sequence ATGTCCGCACGCCTGCTTTATGTGATGGACCCGATGTGCTCCTGGTGCTGGGGCTTTGCTCCTGTCGCCGAGGCCCTGATCGCCCAGGCACAGGCGGCGGGCGTGCCGACCCAGGTGGTGCTTGGCGGCCTGCGTTCGGGCAGCCGGGCACTGGATGCCTCGACCCGCGGCTACATCCTCGATCACTGGCAGGCGGTGCACGACGCCACCGGCCAGGATTTTCAGTTCGAAGGCGCGCTGCCTGACGGTTTTGTCTACGACACCGAGCCTGCCTGCCGGGCCCTGGTCACCGCGCGCAGCCTCGACCCGCAATACGTCGGCACTATGCTCAAGCTGATCCAGCAAGCCTTCTACCAGCGTGGCGAAGACGTCACTCGCGCGCCGCTGCTAGTGGAGCTGGCCGAGCAGGCCGGTTATGACCGCGGCGCCTTTGCCGACGCCTTCACCAGCGCCGAACAACGCGCGGCCACGGCGGCGGACTTCACCTGGGTCCAGGACCTGGGCATCGCCGGCTTCCCGACCCTGCTGGCCGAGCGCAATGGCCAGCTGGCCTTGCTGACCAACGGCTACCAGGCTCTGGAGTCCCTCGAACCATTGCTCGGCCGCTGGCTGAAGCAGGCCGCCTGTGCTTGA
- a CDS encoding ABC transporter ATP-binding protein: MLDLPGSPDPVPGPGPVHADRLSWAEIRRLALRHKKALWIANGVAVLAALCSVPIPLLLPLLVDEVLLGHGDAALKWMNQFLPGNWQVAAGYIGLMLLLTLTLRCAALAFNVVQAKLFAGLAKDIVYRLRIRLIERLKRISLSEYESLGSGTVTTHLVTDLDTLDKFVGETLSRFLVAMLTLTGTAAILMWMHWKLALLILLFNPLVIFATVQLGKRVKHLKKLENDSTSRFTQALTETLDAIQEIRASNRQGYFLGRLGLRAQEVRNYAVASQWKSDASGRASGLLFQFGIDIFRAAAMLTVLFSDLSIGQMLAVFSYLWFMIGPVEQLLNLQYAYYAAGGALSRLNELLARADEPQYAGGIDPFKGRETVGIEVQGLRFAYNDEPVLDQLNLSIAPGEKVAIVGASGGGKSTLVQLLLGLYSAQAGTIRFGGSTLQEIGLETLREHVAVVLQHPSLFNDTVRANLTMGRDCSDDACWQALNIAQLDATIAALPQGLDSVVGRSGVRLSGGQRQRLAIARMVLAEPKVVILDEATSALDAATEYNLHQALTRFLSARTTLIIAHRLSAVKQADRVLVFDGGHVAEDGDHQQLIAEGGLYAKLYGHLQQS, encoded by the coding sequence GTGCTTGACCTGCCGGGTTCACCCGACCCGGTACCAGGGCCAGGCCCTGTGCATGCTGATCGCTTGAGCTGGGCAGAAATCCGCCGCCTGGCCCTGCGCCATAAAAAAGCCCTGTGGATCGCCAATGGCGTGGCCGTGCTGGCGGCGCTATGCAGTGTGCCGATCCCCTTGCTGCTGCCGTTGCTGGTCGATGAAGTACTGCTCGGCCATGGCGATGCCGCGCTCAAATGGATGAACCAGTTCCTGCCCGGCAACTGGCAGGTTGCTGCTGGCTATATCGGCCTGATGCTGCTGCTTACCCTGACCCTGCGCTGCGCCGCCCTGGCCTTCAACGTGGTGCAGGCCAAACTGTTCGCCGGGCTGGCCAAGGACATTGTCTATCGCTTGCGCATTCGCCTGATCGAGCGCCTCAAGCGCATCTCCCTCAGCGAATACGAAAGTCTCGGCAGCGGTACCGTGACCACTCACCTGGTCACCGACCTGGACACCCTCGACAAGTTTGTCGGCGAAACCCTCAGCCGCTTTCTGGTGGCCATGCTGACCCTGACCGGCACCGCCGCCATCCTCATGTGGATGCATTGGAAGCTGGCGCTGCTGATTTTGCTGTTCAACCCCCTGGTGATCTTCGCCACGGTGCAGTTGGGCAAGCGGGTCAAGCACCTGAAGAAACTGGAGAACGACAGTACTTCGCGCTTTACCCAGGCGCTGACCGAAACCCTTGATGCGATCCAGGAAATCCGCGCCAGCAACCGCCAGGGCTATTTCCTCGGCCGTCTGGGCCTGCGCGCCCAGGAAGTCCGTAACTACGCTGTCGCCTCGCAATGGAAAAGCGATGCCAGCGGGCGTGCCAGCGGTTTGTTGTTCCAGTTCGGCATCGATATTTTCCGTGCCGCGGCGATGCTCACCGTGCTGTTTTCTGATCTTTCGATCGGGCAGATGCTGGCGGTGTTCAGCTACCTGTGGTTCATGATCGGCCCGGTCGAGCAACTGCTCAACCTGCAATACGCCTACTACGCCGCCGGCGGCGCCCTGAGCCGCCTCAACGAGCTGTTGGCGCGTGCCGACGAGCCGCAGTATGCCGGTGGCATCGACCCGTTCAAGGGCCGCGAAACCGTCGGTATCGAAGTGCAGGGTTTGCGCTTTGCCTACAACGACGAGCCGGTGCTCGATCAGCTCAACCTGTCGATCGCCCCGGGCGAGAAGGTCGCCATTGTCGGCGCCAGCGGCGGCGGCAAGAGCACCCTGGTGCAACTGCTGCTGGGCCTGTACAGCGCCCAGGCCGGGACCATCCGCTTTGGTGGCTCGACCCTGCAGGAAATCGGCCTGGAAACCCTGCGCGAGCATGTCGCGGTCGTGCTGCAGCACCCGTCGCTGTTCAACGACACGGTACGCGCCAACCTGACCATGGGCCGCGACTGTAGCGATGACGCTTGTTGGCAGGCGCTGAACATCGCCCAGCTCGACGCCACCATCGCCGCTTTGCCGCAAGGTCTGGACAGCGTGGTGGGCCGTTCCGGGGTGCGTTTGTCCGGAGGTCAGCGCCAGCGTCTGGCGATTGCCCGGATGGTGCTGGCCGAACCCAAGGTGGTAATCCTCGACGAGGCGACTTCGGCGCTGGATGCGGCCACCGAATACAACCTGCACCAGGCCCTGACCCGTTTTCTAAGCGCCCGCACCACCCTGATCATTGCCCACCGCCTGTCGGCGGTGAAGCAGGCCGACCGCGTGCTGGTGTTCGACGGCGGCCATGTCGCCGAGGACGGCGATCACCAGCAACTGATCGCCGAAGGTGGCTTGTACGCCAAGCTGTACGGCCATTTGCAACAGAGTTAG
- a CDS encoding class II fumarate hydratase yields MSRIETDSLGQVEVPDLAYWGAQTQRSLINFAIGKERMPLAVLHALALIKKAAARVNNRNGDLPADIARLIEQAADEVLEGQLDDQFPLVVWQTGSGTQSNMNVNEVIAGRANELAGNGRGGKSPVHPNDHVNRSQSSNDCFPTAMHIAAAQAVQHKLLPAIAELSSGLAELAVRHQHLVKTGRTHMMDATPITFGQELSAYVAQLDYAQRAIRSALPAVCELAQGGTAVGTGLNAPHGFAEAIAAELAALSGLPFVTAPNKFAALAGHEPLTTLAGGLKTLAVALMKLANDLRLLGSGPRGGIAEVRLPANEPGSSIMPGKVNPTQCEALSMLACQVLGNDTAIGFAASQGHLQLNVFKPVIIHNLLQSIELLADGCSNFQQHCIAGIEPDPEQMAAHLERGLMLVTALNPHIGYDKAAEIAKKAYSEGTTLREAALSLGYLTNEQFDQWVRPEKMLEPGGKG; encoded by the coding sequence ATGAGCCGTATCGAAACTGACAGCCTGGGGCAGGTCGAAGTTCCTGACCTGGCCTACTGGGGTGCCCAGACGCAACGCTCGCTGATCAACTTTGCCATCGGCAAGGAGCGCATGCCGCTGGCGGTTTTGCATGCCCTGGCACTGATCAAGAAAGCCGCAGCACGGGTCAACAACCGCAACGGAGACCTTCCGGCGGACATCGCCCGGCTGATCGAACAGGCCGCCGACGAAGTGCTCGAGGGGCAACTGGATGACCAGTTTCCACTCGTCGTCTGGCAGACCGGCAGTGGCACCCAAAGCAACATGAACGTCAACGAAGTGATCGCCGGGCGCGCCAACGAACTGGCTGGCAACGGCCGTGGTGGCAAATCCCCAGTCCACCCCAACGATCACGTCAACCGCTCGCAGAGCTCCAACGACTGCTTCCCCACCGCCATGCACATTGCCGCCGCCCAGGCGGTGCAGCACAAGTTGCTGCCGGCGATCGCCGAACTGTCGTCGGGGCTGGCGGAGCTTGCGGTACGCCATCAGCACCTGGTGAAAACCGGCCGTACCCACATGATGGATGCCACGCCGATCACCTTCGGCCAGGAGCTCTCGGCCTATGTCGCCCAACTCGACTACGCCCAGCGCGCAATTCGCTCGGCCTTACCGGCGGTGTGCGAACTGGCCCAGGGGGGCACCGCCGTGGGCACGGGGCTGAACGCCCCGCACGGTTTTGCCGAAGCCATTGCCGCCGAGCTTGCAGCCCTCTCCGGCCTGCCATTTGTCACCGCGCCGAACAAGTTCGCCGCCCTGGCCGGGCATGAACCGCTGACGACCCTCGCCGGTGGCCTGAAAACCCTGGCCGTAGCCCTGATGAAGCTGGCCAACGACCTGCGTCTGCTCGGCTCCGGGCCGCGCGGCGGGATTGCCGAAGTACGCCTGCCGGCCAACGAGCCGGGCAGCTCGATCATGCCTGGCAAGGTCAACCCGACCCAGTGCGAGGCCCTGTCGATGCTGGCCTGCCAGGTGCTGGGCAACGACACCGCGATCGGCTTTGCCGCAAGCCAGGGGCACTTGCAACTGAACGTGTTCAAGCCGGTGATCATCCATAACCTGCTGCAGTCCATCGAACTGCTGGCGGACGGTTGCAGCAACTTCCAGCAGCACTGCATTGCCGGCATCGAACCGGATCCCGAGCAGATGGCCGCGCACCTGGAGCGCGGGCTGATGCTGGTGACCGCGCTCAACCCGCATATCGGCTACGACAAGGCGGCGGAAATCGCCAAGAAGGCCTACAGCGAAGGCACCACCCTGCGCGAGGCGGCGCTGAGCCTGGGTTACCTGACCAACGAGCAGTTCGATCAGTGGGTGCGCCCGGAAAAAATGCTCGAACCGGGCGGCAAGGGCTGA
- a CDS encoding DUF2059 domain-containing protein: MTRLRALCTAVALVCASGQVLADTASHNASAEKFLMMAHADKLGTPVYMQVQQMFAQRFEQTKAPASKKSVLDSYQAKANAALDQAIGWNKLKPDMVKLYTSTFTESELKDLVAFYQSPLGKKVLEKMPQVTQQSAQLTQQKLESAVPVVNKLLADMTKELDPNAGKAAPAKK, translated from the coding sequence ATGACCCGTCTTCGCGCCCTCTGCACCGCTGTAGCGCTGGTCTGCGCCAGCGGCCAGGTGCTTGCAGATACCGCCAGCCACAACGCCAGTGCTGAAAAATTCCTGATGATGGCGCATGCCGACAAGCTCGGTACTCCGGTCTACATGCAGGTGCAACAGATGTTTGCCCAGCGTTTCGAACAGACCAAGGCCCCAGCCTCGAAGAAATCCGTGCTCGACAGCTACCAGGCCAAGGCCAACGCCGCCCTGGACCAGGCCATCGGCTGGAACAAGCTCAAGCCGGACATGGTCAAGCTCTACACCAGCACCTTCACTGAAAGCGAACTCAAGGACCTGGTAGCCTTCTACCAGTCGCCACTGGGCAAGAAAGTCCTGGAAAAGATGCCGCAAGTGACCCAGCAATCGGCCCAGCTGACCCAGCAGAAACTGGAAAGCGCGGTCCCTGTGGTCAACAAGCTGCTGGCTGACATGACCAAAGAACTCGACCCGAACGCCGGCAAGGCCGCACCAGCCAAGAAGTAA